In Pseudoalteromonas carrageenovora IAM 12662, the following proteins share a genomic window:
- a CDS encoding SapC family protein — MAISELSSTQHQALKVKHNAGVEYAKTQHLVNLRANEVAKAACDLPIFLARNAQNGSYTVSGLTSFSAGQSLLVNNSQWQALYTPVCIQTHPLYLMTREANSSDYFIAFNEQSSALSTEQGEPLFDAKGNPSLFLNSQQKLLESDLKNDYQTYQFTQEAARLGLIKNIDIVLQFEQGEAQTIQGLSTVDEDKLQTLDSDTIANLHKQGYLSVLNSMLISLFQLNALVKLHNQRPELMPLKQIKLELSRDAHAL, encoded by the coding sequence ATGGCTATTAGTGAACTATCTAGTACACAACACCAAGCATTAAAAGTTAAACATAATGCAGGTGTTGAATACGCAAAAACGCAGCACTTAGTTAATCTAAGAGCTAACGAAGTGGCAAAAGCCGCGTGCGACTTACCTATATTTTTAGCGCGGAATGCGCAAAACGGCAGTTATACCGTATCGGGTTTAACAAGTTTTAGTGCTGGGCAGAGTTTATTGGTTAATAACAGCCAGTGGCAGGCACTTTACACGCCTGTATGTATACAAACACATCCCCTTTATTTAATGACTCGTGAAGCAAATAGCAGCGATTATTTTATTGCCTTTAATGAGCAAAGCTCTGCACTAAGCACCGAACAAGGTGAGCCGCTATTTGATGCTAAAGGTAACCCAAGTTTATTTTTAAATTCGCAGCAAAAGCTACTTGAAAGCGATTTAAAAAATGATTACCAAACGTATCAATTTACCCAAGAAGCTGCGCGGTTAGGGCTTATAAAAAACATAGATATTGTTTTGCAGTTTGAGCAAGGCGAAGCGCAAACTATTCAAGGTTTAAGCACCGTTGATGAAGACAAACTACAAACTTTAGATAGCGATACCATTGCAAACTTACACAAGCAAGGTTACCTAAGTGTGCTTAACAGCATGCTTATTTCATTGTTTCAACTCAACGCACTGGTAAAGCTGCATAACCAACGTCCCGAACTTATGCCTTTAAAGCAAATTAAGTTAGAACTAAGTCGAGATGCGCACGCGCTGTAG
- a CDS encoding SDR family NAD(P)-dependent oxidoreductase: protein MDTLAQYHSISGKVVFITGGASGIGRAMVKSFVKQNAKVAFIDIDDAAAQSLISELPDANLWYRQVDVTDSHTLQQSLVDACAALGTINILVNNVANDRRQASEDVTVQDWDQCLQINLNPAFFASQVAMSFMKGEGAGSIINFSSINAIMGQPQMAGYVTAKAGLIGMTKALARDYGEHGIRVNAILPGWVATDRQLASWFTQEEQVKWMEAMALKKLVTPNDVANLALFLAADESSMITGQSIKIDGGRL from the coding sequence TTGGACACCCTAGCTCAATATCATAGTATTTCTGGCAAAGTTGTTTTTATAACGGGTGGCGCATCAGGCATTGGCAGAGCAATGGTTAAATCCTTTGTAAAGCAAAATGCAAAAGTGGCATTTATAGATATTGACGATGCTGCAGCACAATCGCTAATTAGCGAATTACCTGATGCAAATTTATGGTACAGGCAGGTTGATGTAACCGACTCACACACACTCCAGCAATCATTGGTCGATGCGTGCGCAGCCTTAGGTACTATTAATATTTTGGTCAATAATGTAGCAAATGATCGTCGTCAAGCAAGTGAAGACGTTACCGTACAAGATTGGGATCAATGCTTACAAATAAATTTAAACCCAGCTTTTTTTGCCTCTCAAGTTGCGATGTCTTTTATGAAAGGCGAGGGCGCGGGCAGTATTATTAACTTTAGTTCTATTAATGCCATTATGGGACAACCTCAAATGGCCGGTTATGTAACAGCTAAAGCGGGTTTAATAGGCATGACTAAAGCACTGGCTCGCGATTATGGCGAACATGGTATTCGCGTAAACGCAATACTACCCGGCTGGGTTGCCACCGACCGTCAGCTTGCAAGCTGGTTTACACAAGAAGAGCAAGTAAAGTGGATGGAAGCCATGGCACTTAAAAAGCTCGTAACTCCTAATGATGTTGCTAACTTAGCACTCTTTTTAGCCGCTGACGAAAGCAGTATGATCACCGGTCAAAGTATTAAAATTGACGGTGGGAGGCTTTAA
- a CDS encoding SLC5 family protein: MSDNILQLVVFFFVTALIGGLTYWKCRGQNRNSGNSETKEYFLAGGGLTWMFVAGSITLTNLSTDQLVGMNGNQMALLVWWELAAIIGLIILAKVFIPVYYKYNCTTTTELLEKRYNNKHIRAVIGGLFFLGNALIYMPAVIYSGVLFMQTMFKVDIPLMYIATAFALVGAIYAFFGGLRAVAVSDTYNGLLVLGMAILVVFLALNAIDYDFSGIPQERLTLIGDADSPIPWPTLLTGMIFIQMYYWGTNQTITQRAMAAPNVKEAQKGIFAAAGIRFLIVPAIVVLPGIISYKLYGDIGDAAYGRIVGDVMPAWLTGVFAAAMAAAVLSTYNSLLNSATALYVCDIHEAYFNKEPSVVKLSGYVTLLLTSLTLVLVPIYQQADSIINLLQQLNGLLSMPIFSIFVVGLLFKNVDARAGIAAVILGVVMYGMLTFENSPLHTDLHYIHLMPITLIVCVAFALTVNKVVFGLSAQWAGKTPALDDSGQAQVQK, from the coding sequence ATGTCAGACAACATTTTGCAGTTGGTGGTTTTTTTCTTTGTGACCGCCTTAATTGGTGGGCTTACATATTGGAAGTGCCGCGGCCAAAATAGAAATAGCGGAAACAGCGAAACAAAAGAGTATTTTTTAGCGGGCGGTGGCCTTACTTGGATGTTTGTTGCCGGTTCAATCACACTAACTAATTTAAGTACCGACCAACTAGTAGGTATGAATGGTAACCAAATGGCCTTGCTTGTTTGGTGGGAATTAGCAGCGATTATTGGCCTCATTATTTTAGCTAAAGTCTTCATTCCTGTTTATTACAAATACAATTGTACTACTACCACTGAGCTACTAGAAAAACGCTATAACAACAAGCACATTCGTGCTGTTATTGGTGGTTTGTTTTTTTTAGGTAATGCACTTATTTATATGCCAGCGGTAATTTACTCAGGTGTGCTATTTATGCAAACCATGTTTAAAGTAGATATTCCGCTAATGTATATAGCGACCGCATTTGCTCTTGTAGGTGCTATTTATGCATTTTTTGGTGGCTTACGCGCTGTTGCGGTATCAGATACTTACAACGGGCTACTGGTGCTCGGTATGGCAATACTTGTTGTGTTCTTGGCGCTTAATGCAATTGATTACGACTTTAGCGGTATTCCACAAGAGCGTTTAACATTAATTGGTGATGCTGATTCACCAATTCCTTGGCCAACACTATTAACCGGTATGATCTTTATTCAAATGTATTACTGGGGTACTAACCAAACAATTACACAGCGAGCAATGGCTGCGCCAAATGTTAAAGAAGCGCAAAAAGGTATTTTTGCAGCAGCAGGTATTCGCTTTTTAATCGTCCCTGCAATTGTAGTACTGCCAGGTATTATTTCGTACAAACTGTATGGCGACATTGGTGATGCAGCTTATGGCCGAATTGTAGGTGACGTAATGCCAGCATGGTTAACCGGCGTATTTGCAGCGGCAATGGCTGCAGCGGTGTTATCTACTTACAACAGCTTATTAAACTCGGCAACTGCATTATATGTATGTGACATTCACGAAGCGTACTTTAATAAAGAGCCAAGTGTTGTAAAGCTAAGCGGCTACGTTACGTTGTTACTTACAAGCTTAACGCTAGTATTAGTGCCAATTTACCAGCAAGCAGATAGCATTATTAATTTACTACAGCAGTTAAATGGCTTACTAAGTATGCCTATATTCTCAATCTTTGTTGTAGGCTTGTTATTTAAAAATGTTGATGCACGTGCGGGTATCGCCGCCGTGATTTTAGGTGTGGTTATGTATGGCATGCTAACCTTTGAAAATTCACCACTGCATACTGATTTGCACTACATTCACTTAATGCCAATTACACTGATAGTGTGTGTAGCCTTTGCACTAACTGTAAATAAAGTAGTATTTGGTTTGAGCGCGCAATGGGCCGGTAAAACACCTGCTTTAGATGATTCAGGTCAAGCGCAAGTACAAAAATAA
- a CDS encoding FadR/GntR family transcriptional regulator, with amino-acid sequence MKSQPRQNLTQQLTHDLGFAIVRGIYPVSEGLPSEADLCIKYDVSRSATREAVKMLSAKGLISSRPKQGIRVLPESSWNMFDTDVLRWILSSKPSLSLLKEFTQVRVALEPQAAALAAVNATAEQLAEIDNALARMADADEGLDDPLEADIAFHTSILVASNNRFFVQLTEFISTALRVSIRYTNHIKGVPGADVAKHADILDTIKSRNPERAKKAVETILEEALELIESKLD; translated from the coding sequence ATGAAAAGCCAACCCCGTCAAAATTTAACACAACAATTAACCCATGATCTGGGCTTTGCTATTGTGCGTGGTATTTACCCTGTTAGTGAAGGACTACCGTCTGAAGCTGATTTATGTATAAAGTACGATGTGAGCCGCAGTGCAACGCGTGAAGCGGTTAAAATGCTCTCAGCTAAAGGGCTTATTTCTTCTCGTCCTAAACAAGGTATTCGTGTTTTACCAGAAAGTAGCTGGAATATGTTTGACACCGACGTACTACGTTGGATTTTAAGCAGCAAACCATCACTCTCTTTATTAAAAGAATTTACTCAAGTACGTGTAGCACTTGAACCACAAGCAGCCGCTTTAGCCGCTGTAAATGCCACAGCTGAGCAACTTGCTGAAATAGATAACGCACTTGCTCGAATGGCCGATGCAGATGAAGGCTTGGACGATCCGCTAGAGGCAGACATTGCCTTTCATACCAGTATATTAGTGGCCAGTAATAATCGCTTTTTTGTGCAGTTAACGGAATTTATTAGCACTGCGCTGCGTGTAAGTATTCGTTACACAAACCATATTAAAGGTGTGCCAGGTGCCGATGTAGCAAAACATGCTGATATTTTAGATACGATTAAATCACGTAATCCAGAACGCGCTAAAAAAGCAGTAGAAACTATCTTAGAAGAAGCCTTAGAGCTTATTGAATCTAAACTCGACTAA
- a CDS encoding TonB-dependent receptor, whose translation MIINNKLSFNKKTALSIAITGVLASGNVAAQGAEGDTPTVNQDVEVIAVTGIRSSLRSSMLDKKASNVVTDGIKAEDLGKFPDLNVAESLQRITGVAIDRSGGEGQAVTIRGFGPQFNTVLVNGRQIATDSAGREFNFDVLAADQITGADIYKSNTATLQEGGIGGTVNVTTARPFDFGGLHVLGSVKGMYESLSEEVSPSASFLISNTFNDDKLGVLFAITNQQRKLQNNQILTAGWRGSQTISNPTDGVLFENAYIPRNWDQVVDGQDRERTNASLVLQYAPSDDITITVDGMISKFEVDSTVRDLASWFEPDRVGSATIDAETGTLLTFSQDVGLGAPSGDPASDFVSHTRNSRDVTNKAFGINVDWQVNESLKAKFDVSRSTAENDRAGNDRFNVVGIINSYSFDGTGSVPTVQHDGFDNGSLPDPSLARLHYNEIGNQFTDEDEITELKADFEYVPDKGPVDRINFGAYRQEREKSSFQIFGSQCQFCGYGTQAPLDEIDFEAYQASNYFPGLIDTFYTYDGDKMLDYLADQGFPVEPTLQNNRYTINEDITSLYMDFTLGFDLADMPVTVNMGARYSETDIEVEAIQSFISDVVPTSDATLFQNVFGPATNIQEGTSYSNLLPSFNVKLELQDNMILRFAAYDSITRPTMSQLSPATNFNEPRRQNLTASGGNPALKPFQSENWDISYEWYYNDANLFSFAVFSKEVDDFIVTLTGAETFEMSDRSGPDYACTTCTVQTDDELNGGSEIYTVSRPQNGESATVTGFEVGVTHMFENGFGFIANATVVNSDISVGDDTTQTFALEGLGDSQNLVLFYEQENWQARVAFNNREGFLRLVDNGFNGEPVNVETYGQWDISASYDINENFTVFAEGINITEEELVQTGRFANQIYSVEDNGSRYAFGIRGSF comes from the coding sequence ATGATAATTAACAATAAGTTATCGTTCAACAAGAAAACCGCGCTCAGTATTGCTATCACTGGTGTATTGGCAAGCGGCAACGTTGCAGCTCAAGGCGCTGAAGGCGACACACCTACAGTAAATCAAGATGTTGAAGTTATCGCAGTAACGGGTATCCGCAGCAGCTTGCGTTCATCAATGTTAGATAAAAAAGCATCTAACGTTGTAACCGACGGAATTAAAGCAGAAGATCTTGGTAAATTCCCTGATTTAAACGTAGCAGAGTCTCTGCAACGTATTACAGGTGTAGCAATTGACCGTAGTGGTGGTGAAGGCCAAGCGGTAACAATTCGTGGCTTTGGCCCACAGTTCAATACGGTACTTGTAAACGGCCGTCAAATTGCGACAGACAGTGCTGGTCGTGAATTCAACTTTGATGTATTAGCAGCAGATCAAATCACCGGTGCTGATATTTATAAAAGTAATACAGCAACGCTTCAAGAAGGCGGTATTGGTGGTACGGTAAACGTAACTACAGCTCGTCCTTTTGATTTTGGCGGATTACATGTTTTAGGCTCTGTGAAAGGCATGTACGAAAGCTTATCTGAAGAAGTATCTCCTTCAGCATCATTTTTAATTAGTAATACATTTAATGATGACAAATTAGGTGTGCTTTTTGCTATTACTAATCAGCAACGTAAGCTTCAAAATAACCAAATTTTAACGGCAGGTTGGCGCGGCAGCCAAACAATTTCTAACCCTACTGATGGTGTACTGTTTGAAAATGCATACATTCCACGTAACTGGGACCAAGTAGTTGATGGGCAAGACCGTGAACGTACAAACGCAAGCTTAGTACTTCAATACGCACCATCTGATGATATTACAATTACTGTTGATGGTATGATTTCAAAATTTGAAGTTGACTCTACAGTACGTGACCTTGCATCTTGGTTTGAACCAGATCGTGTAGGCAGCGCAACAATTGACGCTGAAACAGGGACACTTTTAACTTTCTCTCAAGATGTAGGCCTAGGCGCACCAAGTGGCGACCCTGCAAGTGACTTTGTATCTCATACGCGTAATTCACGTGATGTAACTAATAAAGCATTTGGTATAAACGTTGATTGGCAAGTAAATGAGTCATTAAAAGCTAAATTTGATGTATCTCGTTCAACGGCTGAAAACGACCGTGCTGGCAATGACCGCTTTAACGTTGTAGGTATCATTAACAGCTACAGCTTTGATGGCACAGGCAGTGTACCAACGGTTCAGCATGATGGTTTTGATAATGGTTCATTACCAGACCCTAGTCTTGCACGCCTTCATTACAACGAAATTGGTAACCAATTTACTGATGAAGATGAAATCACTGAGCTAAAAGCTGATTTTGAATACGTGCCAGATAAAGGCCCTGTTGATCGCATTAACTTTGGTGCTTATCGTCAAGAACGTGAAAAATCTAGCTTCCAAATTTTTGGTAGCCAATGTCAGTTTTGTGGTTACGGTACACAAGCACCGCTTGATGAGATTGATTTTGAAGCATACCAAGCAAGCAATTACTTCCCAGGTTTAATCGATACATTCTACACCTACGACGGTGATAAAATGCTAGATTACTTAGCCGATCAAGGTTTCCCAGTAGAACCTACACTACAAAATAACCGTTACACAATTAACGAAGACATTACTAGTTTATACATGGACTTTACACTTGGCTTTGACCTAGCTGATATGCCAGTAACCGTTAATATGGGCGCACGTTACTCTGAAACAGATATTGAAGTAGAGGCAATACAAAGCTTCATTAGTGATGTAGTACCAACATCTGATGCAACACTGTTTCAGAATGTATTTGGCCCAGCAACTAACATCCAAGAAGGTACAAGTTACTCAAATTTACTACCGTCTTTCAATGTTAAGCTTGAGCTACAAGATAATATGATTTTACGCTTTGCCGCGTACGACAGTATTACTCGCCCAACTATGTCTCAGCTATCTCCAGCAACTAACTTTAATGAGCCTCGTCGTCAAAACTTAACGGCAAGTGGTGGTAATCCAGCACTTAAGCCATTCCAATCAGAAAACTGGGATATCTCTTACGAGTGGTACTACAACGACGCTAACTTATTTAGCTTTGCAGTATTTAGTAAAGAAGTTGACGACTTTATTGTTACCCTAACAGGTGCAGAAACATTTGAAATGTCTGACCGTTCAGGCCCTGATTATGCGTGTACTACATGTACAGTTCAAACTGATGACGAACTAAATGGTGGCTCAGAAATTTACACTGTAAGCCGCCCTCAAAATGGTGAGTCTGCAACTGTAACCGGCTTCGAAGTGGGTGTTACTCACATGTTTGAAAATGGTTTTGGTTTTATTGCTAATGCGACGGTTGTGAATAGCGACATCAGTGTAGGTGACGATACGACACAAACATTTGCGCTAGAAGGCCTAGGCGATTCGCAAAACTTGGTATTGTTTTATGAGCAAGAAAACTGGCAAGCACGTGTTGCATTTAACAACCGTGAAGGCTTTTTACGATTAGTTGATAACGGCTTTAATGGTGAACCAGTGAACGTTGAAACATACGGTCAGTGGGATATCAGCGCAAGCTACGATATTAACGAAAACTTCACTGTTTTCGCTGAAGGCATCAACATCACTGAAGAAGAATTAGTGCAAACAGGTCGTTTTGCTAACCAAATCTATTCAGTAGAAGATAATGGCTCACGTTACGCGTTTGGTATTCGCGGATCGTTTTAA
- a CDS encoding tryptophan halogenase family protein, with protein sequence MNKAIKTVAVIGGGTAGWLSAAIIASYHQGKNGDGLKVMLVESSDIPTIGVGEGTWPTMKNTLQQIGLREVDVFKACNATFKQGGKFVNWTHGNNDFYYHPFTVPLGYGRIDLAPYLDNVEDYAQQTNFQHDICEASLAPRGIAQGEYQGNCNYAYHLDAGAFAELLKQHCKSKLGIEHVIGTVEQVKLDDNGAIDTLTLKEQTRTINADLYIDCTGFSSLLLGQALNVPFKKMDHVLFNDSALAMQVPYDENDNSLASHTIATAQYAGWIWDIGLTHRRGVGHVYSSKFLSDEEAEQNLRNYLGDAANGLTARKISFESGYREKFWHKNCVAVGMSAGFVEPLEATAIMLVEISSRFVAEHMPADTQVMPIVAKRFNEQMDYRWQRIIDFLKLHYMLTKRPEPYWQAHVQPETIPQSLQEDLLLWGTRGPLIQDFHGALELFPAASYQYVLYGMGFKPDFTKQAYLYSQDAQAKQIIERNSQLTQQMLQTLPPHRAYIEQWLAANPV encoded by the coding sequence ATGAATAAAGCAATAAAAACAGTCGCAGTAATTGGTGGTGGTACAGCAGGATGGCTGAGCGCTGCAATTATAGCTTCGTATCACCAAGGTAAAAATGGTGATGGCTTAAAAGTGATGTTGGTTGAATCGTCAGATATCCCAACAATTGGTGTAGGTGAAGGCACCTGGCCAACGATGAAAAATACGCTTCAGCAAATTGGTTTGCGAGAAGTTGATGTATTTAAAGCCTGTAATGCCACCTTTAAGCAAGGCGGTAAATTTGTAAATTGGACACACGGCAATAACGACTTTTACTACCATCCATTTACTGTACCGCTAGGATACGGCCGTATAGATTTAGCCCCTTATTTAGATAATGTTGAAGATTACGCACAACAAACTAATTTTCAGCATGATATTTGCGAAGCAAGCCTAGCACCAAGAGGTATTGCTCAAGGTGAATATCAAGGTAATTGTAACTACGCCTATCATTTAGATGCAGGTGCTTTTGCTGAATTATTAAAACAACACTGTAAAAGCAAGCTTGGCATTGAGCATGTTATTGGCACAGTAGAACAAGTAAAGCTTGATGATAACGGCGCTATAGATACGCTGACTTTAAAAGAGCAAACCCGCACCATAAATGCCGACTTATACATAGACTGCACTGGTTTTTCATCGCTGTTATTAGGCCAAGCCCTTAACGTGCCATTTAAAAAAATGGATCACGTATTATTTAACGACAGCGCCCTTGCTATGCAAGTACCTTACGATGAAAACGACAACTCCTTGGCCAGCCATACCATTGCTACTGCGCAATATGCAGGGTGGATCTGGGATATAGGCTTAACGCATCGTCGTGGTGTAGGTCATGTATATTCAAGTAAATTCTTATCAGATGAAGAAGCTGAGCAAAACCTGCGTAACTATTTAGGTGATGCTGCAAACGGCTTAACCGCCCGAAAAATTAGCTTTGAGTCGGGCTACCGAGAAAAGTTTTGGCATAAAAACTGTGTTGCAGTAGGGATGTCGGCAGGTTTTGTAGAGCCGCTTGAGGCAACCGCAATCATGCTTGTTGAAATTTCGTCTCGCTTTGTTGCAGAGCACATGCCAGCCGATACTCAAGTAATGCCTATTGTTGCTAAGCGTTTTAACGAACAAATGGATTACCGCTGGCAACGCATTATCGACTTTTTAAAGCTGCACTATATGCTTACTAAACGCCCTGAACCATATTGGCAGGCGCATGTTCAGCCAGAAACTATTCCACAAAGCTTACAAGAAGACTTACTACTTTGGGGGACGCGTGGCCCACTGATACAAGACTTTCATGGCGCTTTAGAGTTATTCCCAGCTGCCAGCTACCAGTACGTGTTGTATGGCATGGGCTTTAAACCAGACTTTACTAAGCAAGCATATTTGTACTCACAAGATGCTCAAGCTAAACAAATAATTGAACGTAACAGCCAGCTTACACAGCAGATGTTGCAAACTTTGCCGCCACACCGCGCTTATATTGAGCAGTGGTTAGCGGCTAACCCAGTTTAA
- a CDS encoding alpha-galactosidase, whose translation MADTKSFYRLDSVNSTVIFDCQSKTPALLYFGKRLSVQTTETMLTQLATRQEVKCAVVEEAPISLSPLLGEGFTGAPGLELVNDSIAWSVGPKLKEVRQPSSATLEFVSVDELRGIEVVHSITLDNNTNVLSAHTVLTNLGDSPLSVNFCAAPTFQLPDSVSKIVSFEGRWSNEFQRQSVDLVLGSFVRENRKGKTSHDVFPGLLVHNEGAGEQHGECYGFHLGWSGNNKLRAELLPEGRRYVQMGELLLPGELTLAKGQTYQSPSIYGSFSSDGFSALSRNFHRFVKANLLTQAQREKSRPVHYNTWEGIYFDHDVDTLKQLADKVAPLGIDRFVLDDGWFKGRRGDNAGLGDWTVDYEIYPDGLSPVIDHVNSLGMEFGIWFEPEMVNPDSDLYRAHPDWVLGSENNEQLSFRNQLVLDLTRTEVVEYLYKAIDDILVEYPTIKYIKWDMNRDINHAGNFDGKPAVHQQTLALYRLIDRIKAAHPGLEIESCSSGGARVDYGVLAHTDRVWTSDSNDALDRLEIQRGCSFFFPSSVMGAHVGPRDCHITGRNVSIEMRAAVSMFGHMGIEMDPRELTEHEYNTLKAAIALHKEHREFIHAADLYRLDSDDLSINFGLIDEQKSKALFAYNSVRETPRTAPNKLRFVGLDADTQYTLNLVWPVKFEEYRPSSIAAVNGQTFTGEALMEFGLQMPISFPQTSLIFELNKA comes from the coding sequence ATGGCCGACACTAAATCATTTTATCGATTGGACAGTGTAAACAGCACCGTTATTTTCGACTGCCAGAGCAAAACACCGGCATTACTGTACTTTGGTAAGCGTCTATCTGTGCAAACAACTGAAACAATGCTTACTCAGCTTGCAACTCGTCAAGAAGTAAAATGTGCCGTGGTTGAAGAAGCACCTATTTCTCTTTCTCCTCTTTTAGGTGAAGGCTTTACTGGTGCGCCAGGCCTTGAGCTTGTAAACGACTCTATTGCTTGGTCTGTAGGGCCAAAGCTAAAAGAGGTTCGTCAGCCATCATCAGCAACGCTTGAGTTTGTAAGCGTAGATGAGCTTCGTGGTATTGAAGTCGTTCACAGCATCACGCTTGATAACAACACAAATGTTTTAAGTGCACATACTGTATTAACTAATTTAGGTGACTCACCACTAAGCGTTAACTTTTGTGCAGCGCCAACGTTCCAGCTGCCAGATAGCGTAAGCAAAATTGTAAGTTTTGAAGGGCGCTGGTCAAACGAATTCCAACGTCAATCTGTTGATTTAGTGCTTGGCAGTTTTGTACGCGAAAACCGTAAAGGTAAAACGTCACATGATGTATTCCCTGGTTTATTAGTACATAACGAAGGTGCAGGTGAGCAACACGGCGAATGTTACGGCTTTCATTTAGGTTGGAGTGGTAACAACAAACTACGTGCAGAGCTACTACCTGAAGGTCGTCGATACGTGCAAATGGGCGAGTTATTATTACCTGGTGAGCTTACGCTTGCTAAAGGTCAAACGTATCAAAGCCCTAGTATTTACGGCTCGTTTTCAAGCGACGGGTTTAGTGCGCTTTCACGCAATTTCCACCGTTTTGTTAAAGCAAATTTACTTACTCAAGCACAGCGTGAAAAATCTCGACCTGTACATTACAACACGTGGGAAGGTATATACTTTGACCACGATGTAGACACGTTAAAGCAGTTAGCCGATAAAGTAGCCCCACTAGGTATTGATCGTTTTGTACTTGATGACGGCTGGTTTAAAGGTCGCCGAGGTGACAACGCAGGCTTAGGCGATTGGACTGTAGATTACGAAATATACCCAGATGGATTATCGCCAGTAATTGATCATGTAAATAGCTTAGGCATGGAGTTTGGTATTTGGTTTGAACCAGAAATGGTAAACCCAGATAGCGATTTATACCGTGCTCACCCGGATTGGGTATTAGGCTCAGAAAATAACGAGCAATTAAGCTTTAGAAACCAGCTGGTGCTTGATTTAACGCGCACTGAGGTTGTTGAATACTTATACAAAGCCATTGACGACATTTTAGTTGAATACCCAACTATTAAGTACATTAAGTGGGATATGAACCGCGATATTAACCATGCAGGTAACTTTGATGGTAAGCCGGCCGTGCATCAACAAACACTGGCACTGTATCGTTTAATTGATCGTATTAAAGCGGCGCACCCAGGCCTTGAAATAGAAAGCTGTTCATCAGGTGGTGCACGTGTAGATTACGGCGTACTAGCACATACAGACCGTGTTTGGACGTCGGATTCTAACGATGCGCTCGATCGCCTTGAAATTCAACGTGGTTGTTCGTTCTTCTTCCCATCGTCGGTTATGGGGGCACACGTAGGTCCACGTGATTGTCATATTACTGGTCGTAATGTAAGTATTGAAATGCGTGCTGCGGTATCAATGTTTGGCCACATGGGAATCGAAATGGACCCACGTGAACTGACCGAACACGAATACAATACCCTTAAAGCGGCTATTGCACTGCATAAAGAACACCGTGAATTTATTCATGCTGCCGATTTATACCGCCTAGATAGTGACGATTTATCAATTAATTTTGGTTTAATCGACGAGCAAAAATCAAAAGCGTTGTTTGCTTATAACAGCGTGCGCGAAACACCGCGCACAGCGCCTAATAAGCTTCGTTTTGTTGGTTTAGATGCTGATACACAGTACACACTTAATTTAGTATGGCCTGTTAAATTTGAAGAGTATCGTCCTTCATCTATTGCGGCTGTTAACGGGCAAACATTTACCGGTGAAGCACTAATGGAATTTGGCCTGCAAATGCCAATTTCATTCCCGCAAACATCACTTATTTTTGAGCTTAACAAAGCTTAA